Proteins from one Dysgonomonas sp. HDW5A genomic window:
- a CDS encoding carotenoid biosynthesis protein: MKNKVLQKMISEEELPKTFLRFYFVGLLLFIIPYTRELFFSITAFTLILVIACILFHHKEWNKSTVLVFAFIAFSSFFLEVAGVNSGVLFGEYQYDISLGLKLWNTPLIIGLNWVFLVYASQSIISRFTNNAYLRIVGGASLMICYDLILELAAPPMQMWHFKTFYPPLENFVTWFVAALFYHTLLVSFKISADNKSAGALFWIQMLFFAIISIFSLLFIQ, translated from the coding sequence ATGAAAAATAAAGTCTTACAAAAAATGATTTCGGAAGAAGAGCTACCAAAAACCTTTTTACGTTTTTATTTTGTTGGCTTGTTACTATTTATAATACCTTACACTCGGGAGTTATTTTTTAGCATAACTGCTTTTACACTTATATTGGTTATTGCCTGTATCCTTTTTCATCATAAAGAGTGGAATAAATCTACTGTCTTAGTATTTGCTTTTATAGCTTTCAGTTCTTTCTTTCTCGAAGTGGCAGGTGTCAATTCAGGCGTTTTGTTTGGTGAATACCAATATGATATAAGCTTGGGATTGAAACTGTGGAATACCCCTCTGATTATCGGACTCAATTGGGTGTTTCTCGTATATGCTTCACAGTCTATTATCTCTCGTTTTACCAATAACGCATATCTCAGAATAGTAGGGGGAGCTTCGCTAATGATTTGTTATGATTTAATCTTAGAATTGGCTGCACCTCCGATGCAGATGTGGCATTTCAAGACATTCTATCCACCTCTCGAAAATTTTGTAACCTGGTTTGTAGCCGCATTATTTTATCACACTCTATTAGTCTCATTTAAGATTTCGGCCGATAATAAATCTGCAGGAGCCTTGTTTTGGATTCAAATGTTATTTTTCGCCATCATCAGTATTTTCAGCTTACTGTTCATCCAATGA